The Toxoplasma gondii ME49 chromosome XII, whole genome shotgun sequence genome includes a region encoding these proteins:
- a CDS encoding Parkinson disease 7 domain containing 1 family protein (encoded by transcript TGME49_249710): protein MRAVAAPTPSPFSSVLLVLSSEKRLHLQKPSSGGSSLSSENEAGRASLEFLADAGMPLASLLAIHSILTSSGLSYQIATPAGAPPSICSFDSLSDLDASCLPSALLEKLKTPLPVRSVALEHFGGVLFPHSLGAAVDLFNSSALGALVHSLSADKVVCSIGYGGFALAAKRPSGLREDSAASRNKARGGGSSFPFVNYTLTGISPFDECRYPFFGHLPCMLQELLESLGATFASFECIDTPGMVVDRNLVSGANDASTPLCVQTFALLLCCRNASFLAEKNAEREAQHLRETRERLGSLAVPSRAKRESEEAQQWEAVGSLAQRLAGEASLTTGKENNCRVSPRNDPRRAAPRGVCTPEAAAGKGEGCGETSFCRFEADVQEQREKHGRESRPSSARSLADLSAENLGRSGASATGEAPTPVEETPDAWGGFQRSERTPEVSASTNSQDGNSDACVDAETTRCRRPLAFSEALGQRPELSKSCQATLLDVSTESRASASEGLPNAARPFPRASAFDSSLDVALQRPREVDARRAQPADVSAEDGGVSVPQSTQRLGETNTFASRMRSELEPVAFSWVSGSGDDAVVRRPSTEKDAAQSAWRAESKTSVGAGSQEWSALQAEKAVCENARSGGGAFQFLDPQAFSPFARGEDDAQLATDGAFVSAGDRGFVSLEKGENSSTVTSSAVAAGVFSLPGGSRAEEHSPGRDSWAGCELEEDLFSFTASTKEREPKATEEKTANVFASAFPEQDLFQMHRAGAPAEVFRP, encoded by the exons ATGAGGGCAGTCGCCGCGCCCACgccgtcgcctttctcttcggtTCTCCTCGTTCTATCCTCGGAGAAACGCCTCCACTTGCAGAAGCCGTCCTCGGgaggctcttctctctcctcagagAATGAAGCCGGACGCGCCTCGCTCGAGTTCCTCGCCGACGCCGGCATGCCGCTCGCCTCGCTGCTGGCGATACACTCCATTTTGACCAGCAGCGGCCTCTCCTACCAGATTGCGACTCCTGCTGGCGCGCCGCCGTCGATCTGTAGCTTCGACTCGCTCTCGGATCTGGACGCGAGTTGTCTGCCGAGCGCCCTCCtcgagaagctgaagacCCCCCTCCCCGTCCGAAGCGTCGCACTCGAGCACTTTGGTGGCGTCCTTTTTCCTCACTCACTCGGCGCAGCCGTGGACCTCTTCAACAGCTCTGCGCTCGGCGCCTTGGTGCACTCGCTGTCGGCCGACAAAGTCGTCTGCAGCATCGGCTATGGAggcttcgctctcgctgcgAAGAGACCGTCCGGTctcagagaagacagcgctGCTTCCAGAAACAAAGCGAGAG GAGGaggctcttcttttccctttGTCAACTACACATTGACGGGGATCAGTCCGTTCGACGAATGCCGCTACCCGTTCTTTGGACATCTGCCCTGCATGCTTCAAGAGCTGCTGGAGAGTCTGGGCGCCACATTCGCCTCCTTCGAGTGTATAGACACCCCAGGAATGGTGGTAGACCGCAATCTGGTCTCGGGCGCCAACGACGCGAGCACCCCTCTCTGCGTGCAAACGTTCGCCCTTTTGCTGTGCTGTCGAAACGCGAGTTTCCttgcggagaagaacgcagagcgCGAGGCGCAGCATCTGCGGGAGACGCGGGAGCGTCTGGGCTCTCTGGCTGTGCCTTCACGAGCGAAACGCGAATCGGAAGAAGCGCAGCAGTGGGAGGCGGTAGGGAGTCTTGCTCAGCGTCTAGCTGGCGAGGCGTCGCTGACGActggaaaggaaaacaactGCAGAGTTTCGCCACGGAACGACCCCCGACGGGCAGCCCCtcgaggtgtatgtacacccgaagcagctgctggaAAAGGTGAGGGGTGTGGGGAAACCAGTTTCTGCCGATTCGAGGCAGACGTccaagagcagagagagaaacacggtAGAGAGTCACGTCCCAGCTCTGCGAGGAGTCTCGCTGATTTGTCGGCAGAGAACCTTGGACGCAGCGGTGCTTCGGCGACAGGAGAGGCGCCGACTCCAGTCGAAGAGACGCCCGACGCATGGGGAGGCTTTCAGCGCTCTGAGAGGACGCCTGAAGTGAGCGCGTCCACGAACTCTCAGGACGGCAACTCGGATGCCTGCGTCGATGCTGAGACGACGAGATGCCGCAGGCCTCTTGCCTTTTCAGAGGCGCTTGGTCAAAGGCCAGAACTTTCCAAGAGTTGCCAAGCGACTTTGCTTGACGTTTCCACGGAGAGTCGAGCGAGCGCGAGCGAAGGTCTTCCAAATGCAGCCAGGCCTTTCCCTCGCGCTTCAGCTTTCGACAGCAGTCTCGATGTCGCGTTGCAGAGGCCTCGAGAAGTCGACGCGCGGCGCGCGCAACCCGCAGATGTCTCCGCGGAAGACGGGGGCGTCTCTGTGCCTCAGTCGACTCAGCGACTCGGCGAGACAAATACGTTCGcctcgcgcatgcgttcGGAACTTGAGCCTGTGGCGTTTTCCTGGGTGTCCGGAAGCGGTGACGACGCCGTGGTCCGCAGGccgtcgacagagaaagatgcCGCGCAGAGTGCATGGAGAGCGGAGTCAAAGACGTCTGTCGGTGCCGGCTCTCAGGAGTGGAGTGCTTtgcaagcagagaaagctGTGTGTGAGAACGCGCGCTCTGGCGGCGGCGCTTTCCAGTTTCTTGATCCGCAAgcgttctcgcctttcgcgcGTGGCGAGGACGACGCACAGCTTGCGACCGACGGGGCTTTCGTCTCAGCGGGTGACCGCGGattcgtttctctggagaaaggcgagaactCGAGCACCGTCACGAGCTCAGCGGTCGCTGCTGGGGTCTTCAGTCTTCCTGGCGGAAGCCGCGCAGAAGAACACAGCCCtgggagagacagctgggCAGGCTGCGAGCTCGAAGAAgatctgttttctttcaCTGCCAGCACGAAGGAGCGGGAACc